In Tepidamorphus gemmatus, one genomic interval encodes:
- a CDS encoding flagellar motor protein MotA, translating to MARRHDPHKLASPQVFLLRMIVFLVIVGFIVAILFPQAYAAFRSNPGLNGLILGVLLIGIVLAIGQVFRLFREVAWVNDFRLADPGLEVSRPPVLLAPMAALLRDRVGRMAISAATMRSILDSIAMRLDESRDILRYLTGLLVFLGLLGTFWGLLQTVSSVAVTIQSLDVGSGDTGVIFEDLKAGLQAPLSGMGTAFSSSLFGLAGSLVLGFLDLQAGQAQNRFYNDLEDWLSSVTEITEGEVRAEPAREIAAYVPPTVAATAPPPVPALSEAALRELQKSMDRLAQAMSEGGSSRAATAAMADLAEGIQGLVQHMRSEQKMIREWVEAQADRQNEIHDLLARLADREKA from the coding sequence ATGGCGCGCAGACACGACCCCCACAAGCTGGCCAGCCCGCAGGTCTTCCTGCTGCGGATGATCGTGTTCCTGGTGATCGTCGGCTTCATCGTCGCGATCCTGTTCCCGCAGGCCTACGCGGCATTCCGGTCCAACCCTGGCCTCAACGGCCTGATCCTCGGCGTCTTGCTGATCGGCATCGTGCTGGCCATCGGCCAGGTATTCCGCCTGTTCCGTGAGGTCGCCTGGGTCAACGACTTCCGCCTCGCCGATCCCGGCCTCGAGGTCTCGCGTCCGCCGGTGCTGCTTGCCCCGATGGCGGCACTGCTGCGCGACCGGGTCGGCCGCATGGCGATCTCGGCGGCGACCATGCGCTCGATCCTGGATTCGATCGCCATGCGTCTCGACGAGTCGCGCGACATCCTGCGCTACCTGACCGGGCTTCTGGTGTTCCTCGGCCTGCTCGGCACCTTCTGGGGCCTGCTGCAGACCGTCAGCTCGGTCGCCGTGACGATCCAGTCGCTCGACGTGGGGTCGGGCGACACCGGCGTCATCTTCGAAGACCTCAAGGCCGGCCTGCAGGCGCCGCTGTCGGGCATGGGCACCGCGTTCTCGTCCTCCTTGTTCGGCCTCGCCGGATCGCTGGTGCTGGGCTTCCTCGATCTGCAGGCCGGGCAGGCGCAGAACCGCTTCTACAACGATCTCGAGGACTGGCTGTCCTCGGTGACCGAGATCACCGAGGGCGAGGTACGGGCCGAGCCGGCGCGCGAGATCGCGGCCTATGTCCCGCCCACCGTTGCGGCGACAGCCCCTCCGCCAGTCCCGGCCCTGTCGGAGGCCGCATTACGCGAACTGCAGAAATCCATGGACAGGCTCGCCCAGGCCATGAGCGAAGGCGGCTCGAGCCGGGCGGCGACGGCCGCCATGGCCGATCTCGCCGAAGGAATCCAGGGCCTTGTCCAGCACATGCGCTCGGAGCAGAAGATGATCCGCGAATGGGTCGAGGCACAGGCTGACCGCCAGAACGAGATCCATGACCTGCTGGCCCGTCTCGCCGACCGCGAGAAGGCTTGA
- a CDS encoding class I fructose-bisphosphate aldolase — translation MSERLEDIAQALVADGKGILAADESSGTIKKRFDSIALDSTEENRRDYREMLFRSPAMKTAISGVILYDETLRQKAADGTPLVDLIKAAGAVPGIKVDKGAQPMPGFPGEKITEGLDGLRGRLEEYHKLGARFAKWRAVIDIADGIPTWGCVKANAHALARYAALCQEAGLVPIVEPEVLMDGPTASHDIDRCYEVTEWTLNTVFDELFEARVMLEGMVLKPNMVIAGKNAPKQASAAEVAEKTVRCLKSTVPAAVPGIAFLSGGQSDEQATENLSLMNAMGPLPWKLTFSYGRALQAAALKAWGGKRENVAAAQRAFDHRARMNGLAAKGLWRADLETAA, via the coding sequence ATGAGCGAACGTCTCGAGGATATCGCCCAGGCCTTGGTGGCGGACGGGAAGGGCATTCTCGCCGCCGACGAGAGCTCGGGCACGATCAAGAAGCGGTTCGATTCGATCGCGCTGGACTCGACCGAGGAGAACCGGCGCGACTATCGCGAGATGCTGTTCCGGTCGCCGGCGATGAAGACGGCGATCTCCGGCGTCATCCTCTATGACGAGACGCTGCGCCAGAAGGCTGCCGACGGCACGCCGCTCGTCGATCTCATCAAGGCCGCCGGTGCGGTGCCGGGCATCAAGGTCGACAAGGGCGCCCAGCCGATGCCCGGCTTTCCGGGCGAGAAGATCACCGAGGGACTCGACGGCCTGCGCGGACGGCTCGAGGAATACCACAAGCTCGGCGCCCGCTTTGCGAAGTGGAGGGCGGTGATCGATATCGCGGACGGCATTCCGACCTGGGGCTGCGTCAAGGCCAATGCGCACGCGCTCGCCCGCTATGCGGCGCTGTGCCAGGAGGCCGGACTCGTGCCGATCGTCGAGCCGGAGGTGCTTATGGACGGCCCGACTGCGAGCCACGACATCGACCGCTGCTACGAGGTCACCGAGTGGACCCTCAACACGGTGTTCGATGAGCTGTTCGAAGCCCGCGTCATGCTGGAGGGCATGGTGCTGAAGCCGAACATGGTGATCGCCGGCAAGAATGCCCCCAAGCAGGCGAGTGCTGCGGAGGTGGCCGAGAAGACCGTGCGCTGCCTGAAGTCGACGGTTCCCGCCGCGGTTCCCGGCATTGCCTTCCTGTCGGGTGGTCAGTCGGACGAGCAGGCGACCGAGAATCTGTCGCTGATGAATGCGATGGGGCCGCTGCCGTGGAAGCTCACCTTCTCCTACGGTCGGGCGTTGCAGGCTGCTGCGCTGAAGGCGTGGGGCGGCAAGCGGGAGAACGTCGCTGCCGCCCAGCGCGCCTTCGATCATCGCGCCAGGATGAACGGACTGGCGGCCAAGGGCCTGTGGCGCGCCGACCTCGAGACGGCCGCCTGA
- a CDS encoding inositol monophosphatase family protein, whose translation MPRSALLNVMVQAAMKAGRSLARDFGEVENLQVSLKGPGDFVSAADHRAEKILHQELSRVRPGYGFLMEESGAIEGTDPNHRWLVDPLDGTTNFLHAIPLFAVSIGLERNGEVIAGVVFNPVMNELYTAEKGVGAYLNDRRIRVAQRRSLDQAVITCGIPHQGRGEHARFLRELGQVMAGSAGIRRSGAASIDLAWVAAGRFDGYFECGLSPWDIAAGMLIVSEAGGYVSDISGKGSPIDTGSVLAANPDIHRLLADRLAAA comes from the coding sequence ATGCCTCGTTCGGCACTCCTCAACGTCATGGTGCAGGCGGCGATGAAGGCCGGCCGCAGCCTGGCGCGCGATTTCGGCGAGGTCGAAAACCTTCAGGTTTCCCTGAAGGGCCCGGGCGACTTCGTATCCGCAGCCGACCATCGCGCCGAGAAGATCCTGCACCAGGAGCTGTCGCGGGTGCGGCCCGGATACGGCTTCCTGATGGAGGAATCCGGCGCCATCGAGGGCACCGATCCGAACCACCGCTGGCTGGTGGACCCCCTCGACGGCACGACCAACTTCCTACACGCCATCCCGCTGTTTGCCGTCTCGATCGGGCTTGAGCGCAATGGCGAGGTGATCGCCGGCGTGGTCTTCAACCCGGTCATGAACGAACTCTACACGGCCGAGAAGGGCGTCGGCGCCTATCTGAACGACCGGCGCATCCGCGTCGCCCAGCGCCGCAGCCTCGACCAGGCGGTCATCACCTGCGGCATTCCGCACCAGGGCCGCGGCGAGCATGCGCGTTTCCTGCGCGAACTTGGTCAGGTCATGGCCGGCAGCGCCGGTATACGGCGCTCCGGTGCCGCCTCGATCGACCTCGCCTGGGTAGCCGCGGGTCGCTTCGACGGCTATTTCGAGTGCGGCCTCAGCCCCTGGGACATCGCCGCAGGCATGCTGATCGTCTCGGAGGCGGGCGGCTATGTCAGCGACATTTCCGGCAAGGGGTCGCCGATCGACACAGGTTCGGTGCTGGCCGCCAATCCCGACATCCACCGCCTTCTCGCGGATCGTCTCGCCGCCGCCTGA
- a CDS encoding phosphoglycerate kinase — protein MASFRTLGDIDPAGRKVVVRADLNVPVRDGKVGDPTRIQRAAETIRALLDKGAAVLVLSHFDRPKGKVVPGMSLRPIAAELEKVVGRPVRFVDTDWRDGRAAAAAAAAKPGDVLLFENTRFHPGEEDNDDAFAAQLAALGELFVNDAFSAAHRAHASTEGIARHLPAVAGLTMAAELAALEKALVAPERPVIAIVGGAKVSTKIDLLENLSTRVDQLVIGGGMANTFLAARGHRIGKSLCEADKLETARNIEGAARRAGCEIVLPVDVVAAKAFEAHAPHRVCGLDEVADDEMILDIGPRTVADLERRLDRARTVVWNGPFGAFELEPFDAGTNAVARIVARLTAAGRLLSVAGGGDTVAALNAAAVADDFSFVSTAGGAFLEWLEGKPLPGVEALRPRQAR, from the coding sequence GTGGCCTCGTTCCGGACGCTCGGCGATATCGACCCGGCCGGCCGCAAGGTCGTCGTCCGGGCGGATCTCAATGTGCCGGTCCGCGACGGCAAGGTCGGCGACCCGACCCGCATCCAGCGAGCCGCGGAGACGATCCGCGCGCTCCTCGACAAGGGGGCGGCGGTGCTGGTGCTGTCGCACTTTGACCGGCCGAAGGGCAAGGTCGTGCCCGGGATGTCACTGAGACCGATCGCGGCGGAGCTCGAGAAGGTCGTCGGCCGGCCAGTGCGATTCGTCGACACCGACTGGCGTGACGGCCGTGCGGCCGCCGCCGCAGCGGCGGCGAAGCCCGGCGATGTGCTGCTGTTCGAGAATACCCGCTTCCACCCCGGTGAGGAGGACAACGACGACGCCTTCGCCGCGCAACTCGCCGCCCTCGGCGAGCTGTTCGTCAACGATGCCTTCTCTGCCGCGCATCGTGCCCACGCTTCGACCGAGGGGATAGCGCGGCATCTGCCGGCCGTCGCCGGCCTGACGATGGCCGCTGAACTGGCGGCGCTGGAAAAGGCGCTGGTCGCGCCCGAGCGACCGGTGATCGCGATCGTCGGCGGCGCCAAGGTCTCGACAAAGATCGACCTTCTCGAGAATCTTTCGACGAGGGTCGACCAGCTCGTCATCGGCGGCGGCATGGCCAATACATTCCTTGCCGCGCGGGGCCACAGGATTGGCAAGTCGCTGTGCGAGGCTGACAAGCTCGAGACCGCCCGCAACATCGAAGGCGCCGCGCGCAGGGCCGGCTGCGAGATCGTGCTGCCGGTCGATGTGGTCGCCGCCAAGGCGTTCGAGGCGCATGCGCCACACCGGGTGTGCGGGCTCGACGAGGTGGCCGACGACGAGATGATCCTCGACATCGGTCCGCGCACGGTCGCCGACCTGGAGCGCCGCCTGGACAGGGCGCGGACGGTGGTCTGGAACGGGCCGTTTGGCGCCTTCGAGCTGGAACCGTTCGACGCGGGGACCAATGCAGTCGCCCGGATCGTGGCACGGCTGACGGCGGCCGGGCGACTGCTTTCGGTGGCCGGCGGCGGCGACACGGTGGCCGCCCTCAACGCGGCGGCTGTCGCGGACGACTTCTCGTTCGTCTCGACCGCCGGTGGCGCCTTCCTCGAATGGCTCGAGGGCAAGCCGCTTCCCGGCGTCGAGGCGCTGCGGCCGCGTCAGGCGCGGTAA
- a CDS encoding peptidoglycan -binding protein — MALARTGRRRGGIDYWPSFVDVLTNVLLVFIFLLSVFVLSQFFLSQEISGRDSVLNRLNSQIAELTELLAMERATKRSIEDQLAMLQSSLMASESERERLSGLLAEQAGDAESAGGRIGELASELDAEKRISQRALAQVEILNQQISALRRQIAALEDALEASESRDRESQARIADLGRRLNVALAQRVQELSRYRSDFFGRLREILSQRSDIRVVGDRFVFQSEVLFPSGSDEINPAGRAELDKLAAAILELEKEIPPEISWVIRVDGHTDSRPINSPRFRSNWELSAARAISVVRYLIDKGVNPQHLVAAGFADNYPLEAGDNEAAWQANRRIELKLTER; from the coding sequence ATGGCACTTGCGAGAACCGGACGCCGGCGCGGCGGCATCGACTACTGGCCGAGCTTCGTCGACGTCCTGACGAATGTGCTGCTGGTCTTCATCTTCCTGCTGTCGGTGTTCGTGCTGTCCCAGTTCTTCCTGAGCCAGGAGATCTCCGGCCGCGACTCTGTCCTCAACCGCCTCAACAGCCAGATCGCCGAGCTGACCGAGCTTCTGGCCATGGAGCGGGCGACCAAGCGTTCGATCGAGGATCAGCTGGCGATGCTCCAGTCGAGCCTGATGGCCTCGGAAAGCGAGCGCGAGCGGCTCTCCGGCCTTCTTGCCGAACAGGCCGGCGATGCCGAGAGCGCCGGGGGGCGCATCGGCGAACTTGCGAGCGAGCTCGACGCGGAGAAGCGCATCAGCCAGCGTGCGCTCGCCCAGGTCGAGATCCTCAACCAGCAGATCTCCGCGCTGCGCCGCCAGATCGCCGCGCTCGAGGATGCTCTCGAAGCCTCGGAATCGCGGGACCGCGAGAGCCAGGCGCGTATCGCCGACCTCGGCCGGCGGCTCAACGTGGCGCTGGCCCAACGGGTGCAGGAACTGTCGCGCTACCGCTCCGACTTCTTTGGGCGGCTGCGCGAGATCCTCAGCCAGCGCTCCGACATCCGCGTCGTCGGCGACCGCTTCGTCTTCCAGTCCGAGGTGCTGTTTCCCTCCGGTTCGGACGAGATCAATCCGGCGGGCCGCGCCGAGCTCGACAAGCTGGCAGCCGCGATCCTCGAGCTCGAGAAGGAGATCCCACCGGAGATCAGCTGGGTCATCCGCGTCGACGGGCACACCGATTCACGCCCGATCAACTCGCCGCGGTTCCGCTCGAACTGGGAGCTGTCGGCCGCGCGGGCCATCTCGGTCGTGCGCTACCTGATCGACAAGGGCGTCAACCCGCAGCATCTCGTCGCCGCCGGATTCGCCGACAACTATCCGCTCGAGGCCGGCGATAACGAGGCCGCCTGGCAGGCCAACCGCCGCATCGAGCTGAAGCTAACCGAACGCTGA